The following proteins are encoded in a genomic region of Reichenbachiella sp.:
- a CDS encoding toxin-antitoxin system YwqK family antitoxin, which translates to MHLKKCTLFFLVIVLTPFLSRAQNFYKEVSTDTTFRASGETYLGKREGQWKFERRWDGMIVTGYYSQGEPDSVWLKYYNQTVSEAILLRNGTKNGPYNTFDNYGKLISSANFEDDVLHGPYFEYYDNALVALSGHYKEGQKDSVWIERSSLGNKNYEKYYKDGLPVGTWTYYYPNGRVKRTETYQSGLLNGKVEEYHYNRNKTLKAHYVNGVLDGKYSEYFKDGSLSAEGTYKADLKSGTWVSMTPLGMIFSIGEYQAGHKQGLWKYFHESGVLQSEGKYKNNLKDGQWIEYYESGKLKSIGSYQANLKNGLWGHFYENEQLIQDENWKHGQLFDVSEYFSEQGEVFPKGTLSNGSGTRNVYYLDGELQVKENYLNGLPHGTWLGYHDNGKIASEEKYNQGEPTGTWKYYTRKGKLKSTRRF; encoded by the coding sequence ATGCATTTGAAAAAATGTACGCTTTTCTTTTTGGTAATTGTTCTTACTCCTTTTTTGTCTAGGGCACAGAATTTTTATAAAGAAGTGTCTACCGATACCACCTTCCGCGCGAGTGGAGAAACCTATTTAGGAAAACGTGAAGGCCAATGGAAGTTTGAGAGAAGATGGGACGGTATGATAGTGACAGGTTACTATTCGCAAGGAGAACCAGATAGTGTGTGGTTAAAATACTACAATCAAACAGTATCGGAGGCGATTCTCCTCAGGAATGGAACAAAGAATGGCCCTTACAATACCTTCGATAATTATGGAAAGCTGATATCTTCGGCAAATTTTGAGGACGACGTACTACACGGCCCATATTTTGAATACTATGATAATGCTTTAGTCGCCCTTTCTGGTCATTACAAAGAAGGCCAAAAGGATAGTGTATGGATCGAGCGTTCTTCTTTGGGAAATAAAAATTATGAAAAGTACTATAAAGATGGTTTGCCTGTTGGTACGTGGACTTATTATTATCCAAACGGAAGAGTTAAAAGAACCGAGACCTATCAGTCAGGATTGCTCAACGGCAAAGTAGAGGAGTATCATTACAATAGAAATAAAACCCTGAAAGCTCATTATGTCAATGGGGTGCTAGATGGAAAGTACAGCGAATACTTTAAGGATGGTTCCCTAAGTGCAGAAGGAACCTATAAAGCTGACCTTAAGTCTGGGACATGGGTCAGTATGACACCTCTGGGTATGATATTTTCTATAGGAGAGTATCAGGCTGGTCACAAACAGGGCCTTTGGAAATATTTCCATGAATCTGGTGTCCTCCAATCGGAGGGCAAATACAAGAATAACTTGAAGGATGGGCAATGGATTGAGTACTATGAGTCTGGAAAATTGAAATCTATTGGTTCCTATCAAGCAAATTTAAAGAATGGCTTGTGGGGGCATTTCTATGAAAATGAGCAACTGATTCAGGATGAAAATTGGAAACACGGACAATTATTTGATGTGAGTGAATATTTTTCTGAACAAGGAGAAGTATTTCCCAAGGGAACATTGTCCAATGGGAGCGGTACACGCAATGTGTACTATTTGGATGGTGAGCTACAGGTAAAAGAAAACTATTTAAATGGATTGCCACATGGCACCTGGCTTGGTTACCACGACAATGGAAAAATTGCTTCTGAGGAAAAATATAATCAAGGCGAACCCACCGGCACCTGGAAGTATTATACCCGCAAGGGTAAACTCAAGAGCACTAGACGGTTTTAA